The following are encoded together in the Nocardioides okcheonensis genome:
- a CDS encoding class I adenylate-forming enzyme family protein, which produces MPRSDVSALVADAAAEVPDRQALVEAAGRSMTWAVLEDEVARVATGLGQQGIRAGQRVMIALGNRIEFVTTYLGVLRAQVVAVPVNPRSAPGEVARMVLDSGTRLVVADAGSLDVVRAAVAELGEAAPPVVVVGAEPDGAELPFAVLRADVVRPVPPLPDPEKLAALLYTSGTSGTPRAAMLTHRALLANIEQVAAVEPPMMHGDDVVLGVLPLFHVYGLNAVLGGVLRHRARLLLVEQFEPQAVLDLIDDEACSVVPVAPAAFRHWLPDEHLRERLGPVRLVLSGSAPLEPEVVEQFTALTDIPVHQGYGLTEAAPVVTSTLCSSELRPGSVGAALPGIELRLVDETGGPTGGEDAGRIEVRGDNLFSGYWPDGDDGPREDGWYATGDVGFLDASGDLYLVDRVKELVIVSGFNVYPTEVEDVVREVEGVTEAAVVGAPDEETGEAVVAYVVAPGADPAAVADAVRAHCGERLARFKQPTRVEVVDALPLTVTGKVQKGRLRGLERRRQLGLLE; this is translated from the coding sequence ATGCCGCGCTCCGACGTCTCCGCACTCGTGGCCGACGCAGCCGCCGAGGTGCCCGACCGCCAGGCCCTCGTCGAGGCGGCGGGCCGGTCGATGACCTGGGCCGTGCTCGAGGACGAGGTCGCTCGCGTCGCCACCGGTCTGGGGCAGCAGGGGATCCGTGCCGGCCAGCGCGTGATGATCGCCCTCGGCAACCGGATCGAGTTCGTCACGACCTACCTCGGCGTGCTGCGCGCCCAGGTCGTCGCCGTGCCGGTCAACCCGCGCTCCGCGCCCGGCGAGGTGGCCCGGATGGTCCTCGACTCCGGCACGCGCCTGGTCGTCGCCGACGCCGGGTCGCTCGACGTGGTGCGGGCGGCGGTCGCCGAGCTCGGCGAGGCCGCGCCGCCGGTCGTGGTGGTCGGGGCGGAGCCGGACGGCGCGGAGCTGCCGTTCGCGGTCCTGCGCGCCGACGTCGTACGCCCGGTGCCGCCGCTGCCCGACCCGGAGAAGCTGGCCGCCCTGCTCTACACGAGCGGCACCTCCGGGACGCCCCGCGCCGCGATGCTCACCCACCGTGCGCTGCTGGCCAACATCGAGCAGGTCGCTGCGGTCGAGCCGCCGATGATGCACGGCGACGACGTGGTGCTCGGGGTGCTGCCGCTCTTCCACGTCTACGGCCTCAACGCCGTGCTCGGCGGGGTGCTGCGCCACCGCGCGCGGCTGCTGCTCGTCGAGCAGTTCGAGCCGCAGGCGGTGCTGGACCTGATCGACGACGAGGCCTGCAGCGTCGTGCCCGTCGCGCCCGCGGCGTTCCGCCACTGGCTCCCCGACGAGCACCTGCGCGAGCGCCTCGGCCCGGTGCGGCTGGTGCTGTCGGGCTCGGCGCCGCTGGAGCCGGAGGTGGTCGAGCAGTTCACCGCCCTGACCGACATCCCGGTGCACCAGGGCTACGGCCTCACCGAGGCGGCCCCGGTGGTCACCTCGACGCTGTGCAGCAGCGAGCTGCGCCCCGGGTCGGTGGGTGCGGCGCTCCCGGGCATCGAGCTGCGGCTCGTCGACGAGACGGGCGGGCCGACCGGCGGCGAGGACGCCGGCCGGATCGAGGTGCGTGGCGACAACCTCTTCAGCGGCTACTGGCCCGACGGGGACGACGGCCCGCGCGAGGACGGGTGGTACGCCACCGGCGACGTCGGGTTCCTCGACGCGTCGGGCGACCTCTACCTCGTCGACCGGGTCAAGGAGCTGGTCATCGTCAGCGGCTTCAACGTCTACCCGACCGAGGTCGAGGACGTGGTGCGCGAGGTCGAGGGCGTCACGGAGGCGGCCGTCGTCGGTGCGCCCGACGAGGAGACCGGCGAGGCCGTGGTGGCCTACGTCGTCGCCCCCGGCGCCGACCCAGCCGCGGTGGCCGACGCGGTGCGCGCCCACTGCGGTGAGCGCCTGGCCCGCTTCAAGCAGCCCACCCGCGTCGAGGTCGTCGACGCGCTCCCGCTCACCGTCACCGGCAAGGTCCAGAAGGGTCGGCTGCGCGGCCTGGAGCGACGCCGGCAGCTGGGACTGCTGGAGTGA
- a CDS encoding glutaredoxin family protein, which translates to MSTTRVTLYTRPGCHLCDDARAVVERVCADLGEAYDEVDITTDPDLEDRFGEEIPVTFVDGRQHDFWRVDETRLRTALA; encoded by the coding sequence GTGAGCACGACGCGCGTCACGCTCTACACCCGGCCCGGGTGCCACCTGTGCGACGACGCCCGGGCGGTCGTCGAGCGGGTGTGCGCCGACCTGGGCGAGGCCTACGACGAGGTCGACATCACCACCGACCCCGACCTCGAGGACCGGTTCGGCGAGGAGATCCCGGTGACGTTCGTCGACGGTCGCCAGCACGACTTCTGGCGCGTCGACGAGACCCGCCTGCGCACCGCCCTGGCCTGA
- a CDS encoding MsnO8 family LLM class oxidoreductase encodes MKLSLLDRSRTRADTSDADGVRATVARAVHAEEVGYERFWVAEHHAVPGIASGSPAVVLAAVGARTSRIRIGSGGVMLPLHQPLVVAEQFLVLEALHPGRVDLGLGRSLGFTAPVRRALRRDLDAPDTFESDLVELRGHLAGTADVTARPASPSPVPMHLLATRRGIGLAARLGLPVVVGGPVLDSDDLAPALTAYRRDLRPHLGSEARVTVSLDVLVADDDATARELALPEAWAMARSRRTGEFPPLESAKAVRDQPWPDQVRRRVEASLDRAVAGSPATVRRRLEELAERTGADELLASSSTHDRDALLASDRALRELVG; translated from the coding sequence GTGAAGCTCTCCCTCCTCGACCGGTCCCGCACCCGCGCCGACACGAGCGACGCGGACGGCGTACGCGCGACGGTCGCGCGCGCCGTGCACGCCGAGGAGGTCGGCTACGAGCGCTTCTGGGTGGCCGAGCACCACGCGGTGCCCGGCATCGCGTCCGGCAGCCCGGCGGTGGTGCTGGCCGCGGTCGGCGCCCGCACGTCGCGGATCAGGATCGGCTCCGGCGGCGTGATGCTGCCGTTGCACCAGCCGCTCGTCGTCGCCGAGCAGTTCCTCGTGCTCGAGGCGCTGCACCCGGGACGGGTCGACCTCGGGCTCGGCCGCTCGCTCGGCTTCACCGCCCCGGTGCGCCGCGCGCTGCGCCGCGACCTCGACGCGCCGGACACCTTCGAGTCCGACCTGGTCGAGCTGCGCGGGCACCTCGCCGGCACGGCCGACGTCACCGCTCGTCCGGCGTCGCCGTCACCGGTCCCCATGCACCTGCTGGCCACGAGACGCGGCATCGGGCTCGCCGCCCGGCTCGGACTCCCCGTCGTGGTGGGCGGACCGGTCCTCGACTCCGACGACCTCGCCCCGGCGCTGACGGCGTACCGCCGCGACTTGCGCCCGCACCTCGGCAGCGAGGCGCGGGTGACGGTCTCGCTCGACGTCCTCGTCGCCGACGACGACGCGACCGCCCGCGAGCTCGCGCTCCCCGAGGCGTGGGCGATGGCCCGCTCGCGCCGGACGGGGGAGTTCCCGCCCCTGGAGAGCGCGAAGGCAGTCCGCGACCAGCCGTGGCCGGACCAGGTGCGGCGCCGGGTGGAGGCCTCGCTCGACCGCGCGGTGGCCGGGTCGCCCGCCACGGTCCGGCGCCGGCTCGAGGAGCTCGCGGAGCGCACCGGTGCCGACGAGCTGCTCGCGAGCAGCTCGACCCACGACCGCGACGCGCTGCTCGCCTCCGACCGGGCGCTGCGCGAGCTCGTCGGCTGA
- a CDS encoding redox-sensing transcriptional repressor Rex, with product MTARTPDSARDIPEATVARLPVYLRALTSLADDGTTTCSSEELAAAAGVNSAKLRKDLSHLGSYGTRGVGYDVEYLRYQIAREIGLTQDWPVVIVGIGNLGHALANYSGFRSRGFRVVALLDADPARHEEVVAGLDVRSFEDLESIVGEHAVSIGVIATPAVAAQAVADRMVAAGITSILNFAPTVLAVPEGVDVRKVDLSIELQILAYHEQRKSVVPAEEVAR from the coding sequence GTGACCGCACGGACCCCCGACTCCGCCCGGGACATCCCCGAGGCGACCGTCGCGCGGCTACCCGTGTACCTGCGTGCCCTGACCAGCCTGGCGGACGACGGCACGACCACCTGCTCGAGCGAGGAGCTCGCGGCGGCGGCCGGGGTCAACAGCGCCAAGCTGCGCAAGGACCTGTCCCACCTGGGGTCCTACGGCACCCGGGGCGTGGGCTACGACGTGGAGTACCTCCGCTACCAGATCGCCCGCGAGATCGGCCTGACCCAGGACTGGCCCGTGGTCATCGTGGGCATCGGAAACCTCGGCCACGCGCTCGCCAACTACTCCGGCTTCCGCAGCCGCGGCTTCCGGGTCGTGGCGCTCCTCGACGCCGACCCGGCGCGCCACGAGGAGGTCGTGGCAGGCCTCGACGTGCGCTCGTTCGAGGACCTCGAGTCGATCGTCGGCGAGCACGCCGTGTCGATCGGTGTCATCGCCACCCCCGCGGTCGCCGCCCAGGCCGTCGCCGACCGGATGGTCGCCGCCGGCATCACCAGCATCCTGAACTTCGCGCCGACCGTGCTCGCGGTCCCGGAGGGCGTGGACGTGCGCAAGGTCGACCTGTCGATCGAGCTGCAGATCCTCGCCTACCACGAGCAGCGCAAGTCGGTGGTCCCCGCCGAGGAGGTGGCGAGGTGA
- a CDS encoding glutamyl-tRNA reductase, whose amino-acid sequence MSVLVVGISHKSAPVEVLERLALDADGTTKLIADVVGGEHVSEATAIVTCNRLEVYAEVDRFHGSVEDVSGLLVARAGESTEALLPHLYVHYDEGAVSHLFQVASGLDSMVVGEGQILGQTRDALRIGQEHGTVGPALNTLFQQALRVGKRAHAETDIDRAAPSLVTAALARSGAPVAGSRAVVVGAGAMASLAVAHLARGGAERIAVINRTAAKAERLAADYAATAVPFADLHDELRTADLVISCTGARGTVVRLAEVVTARGGDDRPITIVDLALPHDVDPAVGELPGVQLISLAGLAEELRGLEATAGVEDVRSIVGQEIAAFLAVRRQASVTPTVVALRSMATSVVDAEMERLAVRLPDLDEATRAEVLHTVRRVADKLLHEPTVRVKELADAEPASSYSAALAELFRLSPDAVDAISRVEGQS is encoded by the coding sequence GTGAGCGTCCTGGTCGTCGGGATCTCCCACAAGTCCGCGCCCGTCGAGGTGCTCGAGCGGCTCGCGCTCGACGCCGACGGCACCACGAAGCTGATCGCCGACGTCGTGGGCGGCGAGCACGTGTCCGAGGCGACGGCGATCGTGACCTGCAACCGGCTCGAGGTCTACGCCGAGGTCGACCGCTTCCACGGCAGCGTCGAGGACGTCTCCGGCCTGCTGGTCGCCCGCGCCGGCGAGTCGACCGAGGCGCTGCTGCCGCACCTCTACGTCCACTACGACGAAGGCGCGGTCTCCCACCTCTTCCAGGTCGCGTCGGGCCTCGACTCGATGGTCGTCGGCGAGGGCCAGATCCTCGGCCAGACCCGCGACGCGCTGCGGATCGGCCAGGAGCACGGCACCGTCGGACCCGCCCTCAACACCCTCTTCCAGCAGGCGCTGCGCGTCGGCAAGCGCGCGCACGCCGAGACCGACATCGACCGCGCGGCGCCGTCGCTGGTCACCGCGGCCCTCGCCCGCAGCGGCGCACCGGTCGCGGGATCGCGCGCCGTCGTCGTCGGCGCCGGCGCGATGGCGTCCCTCGCTGTCGCCCACCTCGCCCGCGGCGGTGCCGAGCGGATCGCGGTGATCAACCGCACCGCCGCCAAGGCCGAGCGCCTCGCCGCCGACTACGCGGCCACCGCCGTGCCGTTCGCGGACCTCCACGACGAGCTGCGCACCGCCGACCTGGTGATCTCGTGCACCGGCGCGCGGGGCACCGTCGTACGCCTCGCCGAGGTGGTGACCGCCCGCGGCGGCGACGACCGCCCGATCACCATCGTCGACCTCGCCCTCCCGCACGACGTCGACCCCGCCGTCGGCGAGCTGCCGGGCGTGCAGCTGATCAGCCTCGCCGGCCTCGCCGAGGAGCTCCGCGGCCTCGAGGCCACCGCGGGCGTCGAGGACGTACGCAGCATCGTGGGCCAGGAGATCGCGGCCTTCCTCGCCGTGCGCCGCCAGGCCAGCGTCACCCCGACCGTGGTCGCGCTGCGCTCGATGGCCACGTCCGTCGTCGACGCCGAGATGGAGCGGCTCGCCGTCCGCCTGCCGGACCTCGACGAGGCCACCCGCGCGGAGGTCCTGCACACCGTGCGTCGCGTCGCCGACAAGCTCCTCCACGAGCCCACCGTCCGGGTCAAGGAGCTCGCGGACGCCGAGCCCGCCAGCTCCTACAGCGCCGCGCTCGCCGAGCTGTTCCGGCTCTCGCCGGACGCGGTCGACGCGATCTCCCGGGTGGAGGGCCAGTCATGA
- the hemC gene encoding hydroxymethylbilane synthase codes for MSAPHAPLRLGTRASALATTQSGHVADLVRERLGREVELVEVSTEGDVNRAPLASMGGTGVFVSALRDALLDGRVDLAVHSLKDLPTYPADGIALPAVPPREDPRDVVVARDGLTLGELPVGSRVGTGSPRRVSQLAALGLGLELQDIRGNVDTRIRKVRDGEVDAVVLARAGLARLGRLDEATEVLDPLQMLPAPGQGALAIECRSADTDLVELLARLDDPATRAAVTAERAVLSTLEAGCSAPLGALADVVEGEDGEELWLRAVALSADGGLTVRMSLSGPVADAAGLGTRLASDMLAEGAADLMEAPQQGPPVRKQHA; via the coding sequence ATGAGCGCCCCCCACGCACCCCTGCGCCTCGGCACCCGCGCCTCCGCGCTCGCCACGACCCAGTCCGGCCACGTCGCCGACCTGGTCCGCGAGCGCCTGGGCCGCGAGGTCGAGCTCGTCGAGGTCTCCACCGAGGGCGACGTCAACCGCGCGCCGCTCGCGAGCATGGGCGGCACCGGCGTGTTCGTCAGCGCCCTGCGCGACGCGCTCCTCGACGGCCGGGTCGACCTCGCCGTCCACTCGCTCAAGGACCTCCCGACCTACCCGGCCGACGGCATCGCGCTCCCCGCGGTCCCGCCGCGCGAGGACCCGCGCGACGTCGTGGTCGCCCGCGACGGGCTCACCCTCGGCGAGCTGCCCGTCGGCAGCCGCGTCGGCACCGGCTCCCCGCGACGGGTGAGCCAGCTCGCCGCGCTCGGCCTCGGCCTCGAGCTCCAGGACATCCGCGGCAACGTCGACACCCGCATCCGCAAGGTGCGCGACGGCGAGGTCGACGCGGTCGTCCTGGCCCGCGCCGGCCTGGCCCGGCTGGGTCGCCTCGACGAGGCGACCGAGGTGCTCGACCCGCTCCAGATGCTCCCGGCCCCCGGCCAGGGCGCGCTGGCGATCGAGTGCCGCTCGGCCGACACCGACCTCGTCGAGCTGCTCGCCCGGCTCGACGACCCCGCCACCCGCGCCGCGGTCACCGCCGAGCGCGCGGTCCTGTCCACCCTCGAGGCCGGCTGCTCGGCCCCGCTGGGTGCGCTCGCCGACGTGGTCGAGGGCGAGGACGGCGAGGAGCTGTGGCTCCGGGCCGTGGCCCTCTCCGCGGACGGCGGCCTGACCGTACGGATGAGCCTCTCCGGGCCGGTCGCGGACGCGGCCGGGCTCGGGACACGCCTCGCGAGCGACATGCTCGCCGAGGGAGCAGCAGACCTGATGGAAGCACCACAGCAGGGACCACCAGTGAGGAAGCAGCACGCATGA
- a CDS encoding bifunctional uroporphyrinogen-III C-methyltransferase/uroporphyrinogen-III synthase produces MTRVQNPQASTTDAKAAAPGWVSFVGSGPGDPGLLTLRAVELLQAAEVVVTEAPEHVDLVRSVLGLTEGPDGEWDGPEVVDGGFGEDGQPLTHAARAKVVVRHGKKQRVVRLMTGDPFLYASGPEEAQACVKAGVGFEVVPGVSSVSAVPAYAGIPLTTKRHKEMAVVTCGEKVDWSAYADDRTLVLLSGVGSIGETSAALIEAGRSPETPVAMTRVGTTTEQQTLISTLANVAADARAARIAPPAITVIGDVVDLRETLSWFETKPLFGWRALVPRTKEQAGSLSRRLREYGAVPEEVPTISVEPPRNPLQMDKAVRGLVEGRYEWIAFTSVNAVKAVREKFEEYGLDARAFSGLKIAAVGDKTAQAIADWGLRADLVPSGEQSAAGLLEDWPPYDEVLDPINRVFLPRADIATENLVAGLVDLGWECDDVTAYRTVRATPPPAPVRDAIKTGKFDAVVFTSSSTVRNLVGIAGKPHPSTIIAVIGPQTAKTAEEHGLRVDVLAPTPDVEVLVDALADFGAARRLAMLENGEVVTRPSERTASGRRKSRAAK; encoded by the coding sequence ATGACGCGAGTACAGAACCCGCAGGCCAGCACCACCGACGCCAAGGCGGCGGCCCCGGGCTGGGTGTCGTTCGTCGGCAGCGGACCCGGTGACCCGGGCCTGCTGACGCTGCGCGCCGTCGAGCTGCTCCAGGCCGCCGAGGTCGTCGTCACCGAGGCCCCGGAGCACGTCGACCTGGTCCGCTCGGTCCTCGGCCTCACCGAGGGCCCGGACGGCGAGTGGGACGGCCCGGAGGTCGTCGACGGTGGCTTCGGCGAGGACGGCCAGCCGCTCACCCACGCCGCCCGCGCCAAGGTGGTCGTCCGCCACGGCAAGAAGCAGCGCGTGGTGCGGCTGATGACCGGCGACCCGTTCCTCTACGCCTCGGGCCCCGAGGAGGCGCAGGCCTGCGTGAAGGCCGGCGTCGGCTTCGAGGTCGTCCCGGGCGTCTCGTCGGTGAGCGCGGTCCCGGCCTACGCCGGCATCCCGCTGACCACCAAGCGGCACAAGGAGATGGCCGTCGTCACCTGTGGCGAGAAGGTCGACTGGAGCGCCTACGCCGACGACCGCACCCTCGTCCTGCTCTCCGGGGTGGGGAGCATCGGCGAGACCTCCGCCGCCCTCATCGAGGCCGGCCGCTCGCCGGAGACGCCGGTCGCGATGACCCGCGTCGGCACCACCACCGAGCAGCAGACGCTCATCTCCACCCTCGCCAACGTCGCCGCCGACGCCCGCGCCGCACGCATCGCGCCGCCGGCGATCACGGTGATCGGTGACGTGGTCGACCTCCGCGAGACCCTGTCCTGGTTCGAGACCAAGCCGCTCTTCGGCTGGCGCGCGCTCGTCCCGCGCACCAAGGAGCAGGCCGGCTCGCTCTCGCGCCGCCTGCGCGAGTACGGCGCGGTCCCCGAGGAGGTGCCGACCATCTCGGTCGAGCCGCCGCGCAACCCGCTGCAGATGGACAAGGCCGTCCGCGGCCTCGTCGAGGGCCGCTACGAGTGGATCGCCTTCACCTCGGTCAACGCCGTCAAGGCGGTGCGCGAGAAGTTCGAGGAGTACGGCCTCGACGCCCGCGCGTTCTCCGGGCTGAAGATCGCGGCGGTCGGCGACAAGACCGCCCAGGCGATCGCCGACTGGGGCCTGCGTGCTGACCTGGTGCCGTCCGGCGAGCAGTCCGCCGCCGGCCTGCTCGAGGACTGGCCGCCCTACGACGAGGTGCTCGACCCGATCAACCGGGTCTTCCTGCCCCGCGCCGACATCGCGACCGAGAACCTCGTCGCCGGCCTGGTCGACCTCGGCTGGGAGTGCGACGACGTCACCGCCTACCGCACCGTGCGCGCCACGCCGCCGCCGGCGCCGGTGCGCGACGCGATCAAGACCGGCAAGTTCGACGCCGTCGTCTTCACCTCGTCCTCGACGGTGCGCAACCTCGTCGGCATCGCCGGCAAGCCGCACCCGTCGACGATCATCGCGGTCATCGGCCCGCAGACCGCCAAGACCGCCGAGGAGCACGGCCTGCGGGTCGACGTCCTGGCGCCCACGCCCGACGTGGAGGTCCTGGTCGACGCGCTCGCCGACTTCGGTGCGGCCCGCCGCCTCGCGATGCTGGAGAACGGCGAGGTCGTCACCCGGCCCAGCGAGCGGACCGCCTCGGGCCGCCGCAAGAGCCGCGCCGCGAAGTAG
- the hemB gene encoding porphobilinogen synthase, with the protein MDAVTDEINVQGPLVRPRRLRRTPALRRMVAETHVVPSSLVLPVFVREGLDAPREISSMPGVVQHSRDSLKAAAAEAAELGLGGIMLFGVPEHKDATGSGAIDPGGVLNLAITDVVAEVGDQLTVMSDLCLDEFTDHGHCGVLTPDGEVDNDQTLAAYAQMALAQAAAGVDMVGPSGMMDGQVAVIRDALDAAEHSHVSILAYSAKYASAFFGPFREAVDSSLQGDRRTYQQDPANAVEGVREVLLDIEQGADIVMVKPALAYLDVIRRVRDAVDVPVAAYNISGEYSMVEAAAAHGWIDREAAILETLTSIRRAGADVILTYWASEAARLLRA; encoded by the coding sequence ATGGATGCCGTGACAGACGAGATCAACGTCCAGGGCCCGCTCGTCCGACCCCGGCGGTTGCGCCGTACGCCGGCGCTGCGCCGGATGGTGGCGGAGACCCACGTGGTGCCGAGCTCGCTCGTCCTCCCCGTCTTCGTCCGCGAGGGGCTCGACGCGCCGCGGGAGATCTCCTCCATGCCCGGCGTCGTGCAGCACTCGCGCGACTCCCTCAAGGCGGCTGCCGCCGAGGCCGCCGAGCTCGGTCTGGGCGGCATCATGCTCTTCGGCGTGCCCGAGCACAAGGACGCCACCGGGTCGGGCGCGATCGACCCGGGCGGCGTGCTCAACCTCGCGATCACCGACGTGGTCGCCGAGGTGGGCGACCAGCTCACGGTCATGTCTGACCTGTGCCTCGACGAGTTCACCGACCACGGCCACTGCGGGGTGCTGACGCCCGACGGCGAGGTCGACAACGACCAGACGCTCGCGGCGTACGCCCAGATGGCGCTCGCGCAGGCTGCGGCCGGCGTCGACATGGTCGGCCCCAGCGGCATGATGGACGGGCAGGTCGCGGTGATCCGCGACGCGCTCGACGCCGCCGAGCACAGCCACGTCTCGATCCTCGCCTACTCGGCGAAGTACGCCTCGGCCTTCTTCGGCCCGTTCCGCGAGGCCGTCGACTCCTCGCTGCAGGGTGACCGCCGTACCTACCAGCAGGACCCCGCCAACGCGGTCGAGGGCGTGCGCGAGGTGCTGCTCGACATCGAGCAGGGCGCCGACATCGTGATGGTGAAGCCGGCTCTGGCCTACCTCGACGTGATCCGCCGGGTCCGCGACGCCGTCGACGTCCCGGTCGCGGCCTACAACATCTCCGGCGAGTACTCCATGGTGGAGGCTGCCGCCGCCCACGGGTGGATCGACCGCGAGGCCGCGATCCTGGAGACCCTCACCTCGATCCGCCGCGCCGGCGCCGACGTGATCCTCACCTACTGGGCCTCCGAGGCCGCTCGCCTGCTCCGCGCCTGA
- a CDS encoding lytic murein transglycosylase, whose product MSTFGRLHRATAIVPLALLSVAWTASLSGVGTGTASADADGSGTLPDGTVLPSEAVEAPASVGDAVTRAAALSPGSASSIAQAALAAYQRAETVINQADRGCRLPWELIAAIGRVESDHGRYDGNVLDDQGVARPGIYGIALDGTNDTQDIADTDGGQYDGDARHDRAVGPMQFIPSTWSVVGVDGDGDGTRDPQDIDDAALATAVYLCSGDDDLSSEKGQRASVYRYNHSNDYVDLVLEVMQAYLDGDFEAVPGSTPTGTLLPETQGPRGGKAGGSGKGGDKEGTYGESGGGKGGKGGKGGGKGTPTPTPTPTPTPTKTPTPTPTPTKTPTPTPTATPTLPIPTTLPPLPTVTVPPITETLTFAQAQAQCLASGISGLDLAALNACINNLMNP is encoded by the coding sequence ATGTCGACATTCGGACGGCTCCATCGGGCGACCGCGATCGTCCCGCTCGCGCTGCTGTCCGTCGCGTGGACCGCCAGCCTCTCGGGCGTCGGCACCGGCACCGCCAGCGCGGACGCCGACGGGTCCGGCACGCTCCCCGACGGCACGGTCCTGCCGAGCGAGGCCGTCGAGGCGCCTGCCAGCGTCGGCGACGCCGTGACCCGTGCCGCGGCGCTCTCCCCCGGCAGCGCCAGCAGCATCGCGCAGGCCGCGCTCGCGGCGTACCAGCGCGCGGAGACGGTCATCAACCAGGCCGACCGGGGCTGCCGGCTGCCGTGGGAGCTGATCGCGGCGATCGGGCGCGTGGAGAGCGACCACGGCCGCTACGACGGCAACGTCCTCGACGACCAGGGCGTCGCCCGGCCGGGGATCTACGGCATCGCGCTCGACGGGACGAACGACACCCAGGACATCGCCGACACCGACGGCGGGCAGTACGACGGCGACGCGCGCCACGACCGTGCGGTCGGTCCGATGCAGTTCATCCCCTCCACCTGGTCGGTGGTGGGGGTCGACGGCGACGGCGACGGCACCCGCGACCCGCAGGACATCGACGACGCGGCGCTCGCCACCGCGGTCTACCTCTGCTCCGGCGACGACGACCTCTCCTCGGAGAAGGGCCAGCGAGCCTCGGTCTACCGCTACAACCACTCCAACGACTACGTCGACCTCGTCCTGGAGGTCATGCAGGCCTACCTCGACGGCGACTTCGAGGCCGTGCCCGGGTCCACGCCCACCGGCACGCTGCTCCCCGAGACCCAGGGTCCGCGCGGCGGGAAGGCCGGCGGCTCGGGCAAGGGCGGCGACAAGGAGGGCACCTACGGCGAGTCCGGCGGCGGCAAGGGCGGCAAGGGAGGCAAGGGCGGCGGCAAGGGCACGCCGACCCCCACGCCCACCCCGACGCCCACCCCGACCAAGACTCCGACGCCCACCCCGACGCCGACCAAGACGCCGACGCCGACCCCGACCGCCACGCCCACGCTGCCGATCCCGACGACGCTGCCGCCGCTCCCGACGGTCACCGTGCCGCCGATCACCGAGACGCTGACCTTCGCCCAGGCGCAGGCCCAGTGCCTGGCCAGCGGGATCTCCGGCCTCGACCTCGCGGCGCTCAACGCCTGCATCAACAACCTGATGAACCCCTGA